One region of Wyeomyia smithii strain HCP4-BCI-WySm-NY-G18 chromosome 3, ASM2978416v1, whole genome shotgun sequence genomic DNA includes:
- the LOC129728972 gene encoding uncharacterized protein LOC129728972 encodes MGAPYHPSTNGQVERYVQTFKQKLKALKCPTSQFNLEIGNILLTYRKMLHPSTGQSPSMLMFGRQIRSRIDLMLPKNEIKHASDLTVKDFMTEIEIVEKAGKLRYTVRLDDGRLWERHVDHIAGVGAHLPEDSVNTPREVVDTERAFLTVPATSPVASAPEPTGQVSVGQHPVTPSQPSESLTDIVPGLIAGPSTPTAIKPSDEPLRRSKRSIKVPQRLNL; translated from the exons ATGGGGGCACCGTACCACCCATCAACGAACGGACAGGTAGAACGCTACGTGCAAACCTTCAAACAAAAACTGAAAGCCTTGAAGTGTCCGACATCACAGTTCAATTTAGAGATAGGGAACATATTGCTGACCTACCGAAAGATGCTGCACCCCTCGACAGGTCAATCACCTTCCATGCTAATGTTCGGGCGACAGATTCGGTCAAGAATAGATCTCATGTTGccgaaaaacgaaataaaacatgcTTCCGATTTAACAGTAAAAGATTTCATGACGGAGATCGA AATTGTCGAGAAGGCTGGGAAACTTCGATATACTGTCCGTTTGGATGACGGAAGATTATGGGAACGTCATGTCGACCATATTGCTGGAGTCGGTGCACACTTGCCAGAGGATTCGGTGAACACTCCACGAGAAGTGGTAGACACTGAACGAGCATTTTTGACGGTTCCTGCTACTTCCCCGGTGGCTAGTGCCCCTGAGCCTACCGGTCAGGTATCCGTTGGTCAACATCCGGTTACACCATCTCAACCTTCTGAATCGCTTACGGATATAGTTCCTGGACTAATCGCTGGTCCTTCAACTCCAACAGCAATCAAACCTTCTGACGAGCCCCTAAGGCGTTCAAAACGATCGATAAAAGTTCCCCAAAGACTGAACCTGTAA
- the LOC129727923 gene encoding ER membrane protein complex subunit 2-like: MSYNIDEMSWTDVRNLFRKWRDDNERKSDDVMQLWDAILSDKQNKLGNERHLVLEQVMIAALDCNRIETAEDCIRVLIAEFPGSLRIQKYKAMVLEALERYDDALNVLDLIIKKDETNAAPRKRKVAIFKAQGRTTDAIRELCDYMKRFMSDQEGWHELCSLYLAEGEYAKAAFCMEELLLHNPHSHLIHQRLADIRYTMGGLDNIEIAKSYYCQAVKLNQNNLRALYGLFLCCGHIANSKSATHKRKEVQKLAQWAIGQIQHKTAPSVQSSTKIGDLSAKQPKYEMNALEQAFGGLDIAKAN, translated from the exons ATGTCATATAACATAGACGAGATGAGCTGGACAG ATGTACGGAATTTGTTCAGGAAGTGGCGAGATGATAATGAACGAAAAAGTGACGATGTAATGCAACTGTGGGACGCAATCCTCTCGGATAAACAGAATAAACTCGGTAATGAACGTCACCTCGTGCTGGAACAAGTGATGATAGCCGCCCTTGATTGCAATCGGATAGAAACAGCAGAAGACTGCATACGGGTGCTGATCGCTGAATTTCCCGGCAGCTTACGTATACAGAAGTATAAAGCCATGGTGTTGGAAGCATTGGAGCGTTACGATGATGCACTAAATGTTTTGGATCTAATTATTAAAAAGGATGAAACAAACGCAGCTCCGCGGAAACGGAAAGTAGCTATTTTCAAAGCTCAAGGTCGCACAACCGATGCCATTCGGGAACTGTGCGACTATATGAAACGTTTTATGTCGGACCAGGAAGGATGGCATGAGCTGTGTAGTTTGTATTTGGCTGAGGGTGAATATGCAAAGGCTGCTTTTTGTATGGAGGAATTGCTTCTGCACAATCCGCACAGTCATCTGATTCATCAGCGGTTAGCCGACATTCGCTATACCATG GGGGGTCTGGACAATATCGAAATAGCAAAATCTTATTACTGCCAAGCAGTGAAGCTTAACCAAAATAATCTCCGTGCTTTGTATGGACTTTTCTTA TGCTGTGGACATATTGCTAATTCGAAGTCCGCAACTCACAAGCGAAAGGAAGTTCAAAAATTGGCTCAGTGGGCAATTGggcaaattcagcacaaaaCGGCGCCCTCTGTGCAATCGTCTACTAAAATTGGTGATTTGTCAGCAAAACAGCCTAAGTATGAAATGAACGCCTTGGAGCAGGCCTTCGGTGGTTTAGATATTGCCAAAGCAAATTGA
- the LOC129727784 gene encoding DNA replication licensing factor Mcm3 yields MADEDQRLRDIQREYLDFLDDEEDQGTYMSHVRKMITDGTKRLVVNVNDIRRKNPARAQALLNSAFDEQLAFSRALKEYVSTVDPTYAKTQEEFFVAFEGSFGNKHVTPRSLTSSYLGNLVCVEGIVTKVSLIRPKVVKSVHYCAATKKVMERRYTDLTSFEAVPSSAVYPTKDDDGNPLETEFGLSVYKDHQTLSIQEMPEKAPAGQLPRSVDVICDDDLVDRCKPGDRVQIVGNYRCLPGKQGGYTTGTFRTVLIANNVSQLNKESTLNVTREEINLCKKLAKNNDIFELLSKSLAPSIHGHEYVKKAILCLLLGGIEKNLANGTRLRGDVNVLLIGDPSVAKSQLLRYVLNTAPRAITTTGRGSSGVGLTAAVTTDQETGERRLEAGAMVLADRGVVCIDEFDKMSDIDRTAIHEVMEQGRVTISKAGIHAALNARCSVLAAANPVYGRYDQYKTPMENIGLQDSLLSRFDLLFVMLDVIDSDHDRMISDHVVRMHRYRNPKEQDGDVLPMGVSAVDMLSTINPESRDDKETPMYEKYDPLLHGTTRKRTDQILSMEFMRKYVHIAKCLKPKLTEGACELISNEYSRLRSQDLMDSDVARTQPVTARTLETLIRLSTAHAKARMARAVTEKDAQAAIELIQFAYFKKVLEKEKKKRKRTEDGSDDEEEQQDEDVDEQETPNSQSTRASRRTKRTRIEDRDDSDTEELVSTVPDAGDLTKRTSISASAAGPSGATSSMPMETDSEVEVISDDRFKIFKQGVHQAFRQAREQSIALVRLTKSIDENSGTEAFSQGEVRAAITRMTDDNQIMMHDDIVFLI; encoded by the exons ATGGCAGATGAAGACCAGCGCCTTCGTGATATACAGAGAGAATATCTCGACTTCCTGGATGATGAG GAAGATCAAGGGACATATATGAGCCATGTCCGTAAGATGATAACTGACGGTACAAAGCGTCTGGTGGTAAATGTGAACGACATTCGTCGAAAAAACCCGGCCAGAGCCCAGGCATTACTAAATAGCGCTTTCGATGAGCAGTTGGCCTTTTCGCGAGCACTGAAGGAATATGTGTCCACGGTTGACCCTACTTATGCTAAAACGCAGGAGGAGTTTTTCGTCGCGTTCGAGGGAAGCTTCGGTAACAAGCACGTTACTCCTCGCTCACTCACTTCCAGCTACTTGGGAAACCTGGTCTGCGTGGAGGGTATCGTAACGAAGGTCTCGCTTATCAGACCAAAGGTGGTGAAAAGTGTACATTATTGCGCAGCTACCAAGAAAGTTATGGAACGTCGCTACACGGATTTAACTTCATTTGAAGCGGTTCCTTCGAGTGCTGTATATCCGACTAAAGACGATGATGGTAATCCGTTAGAGACGGAATTTGGCTTATCGGTGTACAAAGATCACCAAACGTTGAGTATCCAggaaatgccagaaaaggctcCCGCTGGTCAACTGCCGCGGTCGGTTGACGTAATTTGTGACGATGATCTCGTCGACCGCTGTAAACCTGGTGATCGAGTACAGATTGTCGGTAATTATCGGTGCCTGCCTGGAAAGCAGGGTGGATACACCACTGGAACGTTCCGAACTgttttaattgcaaataatgTTTCTCAGTTGAATAAGGAGAGCACCCTGAATGTTACCAGAGAGGAAATTAATTTATGCAAAAAGTTGGCTAAAAACAACGACATTTTTGAGCTGCTATCTAAGAGTTTAGCTCCTTCAATCCATGGTCATGAATACGTCAAGAAAGCAATCCTTTGCTTATTACTGGGTGGGATTGAAAAGAACTTAGCCAATGGAACCAGGCTGCGAGGGGATGTCAACGTTCTGCTTATCGGCGATCCTAGTGTCGCAAAATCTCAGCTCCTTCGCTACGTATTAAATACTGCTCCTCGTGCCATCACAACTACCGGACGTGGTTCGAGCGGTGTTGGTCTTACAGCTGCTGTCACTACGGATCAAGAAACTGGAGAGCGTCGTTTGGAAGCCGGGGCTATGGTGCTAGCTGATCGAGGCGTCGTCTGTATTGACGAGTTCGATAAGATGAGTGACATTGATCGGACGGCCATACACGAAGTGATGGAACAGGGCAGAGTTACAATTTCGAAAGCCGGTATTCATGCAGCTCTAAATGCCAGATGTTCGGTTCTAGCGGCGGCCAATCCTGTTTACGGAAGG TACGATCAGTATAAGACACCAATGGAAAATATTGGACTGCAAGATTCGCTACTTTCTCGTTTTGATTTGCTGTTTGTTATGCTTGACGTAATTGATAGTGATCATGATCGAATGATTTCCGATCACGTGGTTAGAATGCATCGTTACCGAAATCCGAAAGAACAAGATGGAGACGTGCTTCCGATGGGAGTTAGTGCAGTCGATATGCTATCGACGATTAACCCCGAAAGTCGTGATGATAAGGAAACTCCGATGTATGAAAAGTACGATCCATTGTTGCATGGAACTACTCGCAAGCGTACGGATCAAATTCTATCGATGGAATTCATGCGCAAATATGTACACATTGCCAAATGCTTGAAACCGAAACTGACGGAGGGAGCTTGTGAACTCATTTCGAACGAATACTCTCGTTTGCGTTCACAAGATCTGATGGATTCGGACGTTGCCCGAACACAGCCCGTTACAGCTCGTACATTGGAAACACTTATTCGTCTATCTACTGCTCATGCCAAGGCAAGAATGGCACGAGCCGTGACCGAGAAGGATGCCCAAGCGGCTATAGAGTTGATCCAGTTTGCCTATTTCAAGAAGGTTCTTGAGAAGGAAAAGAAAAAGCGTAAACGAACGGAAGACGGCTCAGATGACGAGGAGGAGCAACAGGATGAGGACGTAGATGAACAAGAAACTCCCAATAGCCAGAGCACCCGGGCCAGTCGTCGGACAAAACGTACTCGTATTGAAGATCGTGATGATTCGGACACGGAAGAGCTGGTATCGACCGTTCCGGATGCTGGGGATCTCACGAAACGCACTTCCATCTCAGCAAGTGCTGCCGGTCCAAGTGGAGCTACTTCTTCAATGCCGATGGAAACTGATTCCGAAGTTGAGGTAATTTCTGACGATCGGTTCAAAATATTCAAGCAAGGAGTGCACCAGGCATTCCGCCAGGCACGCGAGCAATCTATTGCATTGGTTCGGCTGACAAAAAGTATCGACGAAAACAGTGGAACGGAAGCTTTTAGCCAGGGTGAAGTACGAGCTGCTATCACAAGAATGACTGACGACAACCAGATTATGATGCACGATGATATAGTCTTTTTGATCTAG
- the LOC129728971 gene encoding uncharacterized protein LOC129728971, whose protein sequence is MSTGRNARTENDRAEENPAIDAARAPPSNFVIDPFNKKKLKWTRWVKRLENVFSIYGVADEIMRKSLLLHYMSAETYDIVCDKIAPVTPREKSYAEIVDVLEGFFNPQPLEISENFRFKCHQKGDENAASPNETVDEYLVALRRIAVTCNFGAYLERALRNQLVFGIKRNDIRSRLLEKSQLTLQNARDIARPGLVDRLRERNNIRFEVDTGSPVTIVSTNYRDKYFPNAQLRSCNTNLVSYCGTSIDVLGILDASVKYGKESVTLPLYVVHSGTNPLLGREWLNALPVNWNNVFKNPGAVNEITNATPTHKVALEGLLAKFPKVFDESIGKICNVQARLTLKNNARPVLLKARKIPFNLQKTVEEELDKLEAEGVLTKVNQSNWATPIVPVKKSQGRVRICANRRQTSTYYGG, encoded by the exons ATGAGTACCGGTAGAAACGCAAGAACGGAAAACGATAGAGCGGAAGAAaatcctgctatcgatgctgctAGAGCTCCGCCATCGAATTTCGTCATTGACCCTTTCaacaaaaagaaattgaaatgGACACGGTGGGTGAAGAGACTGGAAAATGTTTTTTCCATTTACGGAGTTGCCGACGAAATAATGAGGAAAAGCTTGCTGCTACACTATATGAGTGCTGAAACTTACGACATCGTTTGCGACAAGATTGCTCCTGTTACACCTCGAGAAAAGAGTTACGCCGAGATCGTCGATGTACTCGAGGGGTTTTTTAATCCACAGCCGCTGGAAATAAGTGAAAATTTTCGGTTTAAATGTCACCAGAAAGGTGATGAAAATGCTGCTTCTCCCAATGAGACAGTGGATGAGTACTTAGTGGCATTGCGACGCATTGCCGTTACTTGTAACTTTGGTGCATACCTTGAGAGAGCTTTGCGGAATCAACTGGTCTTTGGTATCAAACGGAATGATATACGCAGTCGGTTGCTGGAGAAAAGCCAGCTGACCCTTCAGAATGCCCGGGATATAGCT CGGCCGGGTTTGGTTGATCGTTTGCGTGAACGAAATAACATTCGATTCGAAGTGGATACGGGATCGCCCGTCACGATCGTTAGTACGAATTATCGGGATAAATACTTTCCGAATGCGCAGCTACGTAGCTGCAATACGAATCTCGTGAGCTACTGTGGTACTAGTATCGATGTGCTAGGAATACTTGACGCAAGTGTGAAATACGGAAAAGAAAGTGTTACGTTACCGTTGTATGTAGTGCATTCTGGCACAAATCCACTTCTCGGGCGCGAGTGGCTAAATGCGTTACCGGTCAATTGGAACAATGTGTTTAAAAATCCGGGTGCGGTAAATGAGATTACTAATGCTACTCCCACTCATAAGGTGGCTTTAGAGGGTCTTTTGGCAAAGTTCCCAAAAGTGTTTGATGAATCTATTGGTAAAATTTGCAACGTTCAGGCGAGGCttacgttgaaaaataatgCCAGACCGGTGTTACTGAAGGCTAGGAAGATCCCTTTTAACTTGCAGAAGACAGTGGAAGAGGAATTGGACAAGCTGGAGGCAGAAGGTGTCCTAACGAAAGTGAACCAAAGCAACTGGGCAACTCCAATAGTTCCGGTCAAAAAGTCCCAAGGACGCGTGCGGATTTGTGCTAATCGTAGACAGACATCCACTTACTACGGTGGATGA
- the LOC129728973 gene encoding uncharacterized protein LOC129728973, whose product MDSVLKQLREQHDRSVKIFRDEEIFDLETFLELNERDYCRLKLTTKMIEKIQSQFKEQLPQPSTDEEWIQEQEMDVVETQNSWDTEQPYRGISLEEIIEIDRVFERTADGVAIMEVLRENKRLDGSFIRRIGTLLCDCLQALYGCRPNNFYKNQIAVSLVQSYPALAATSEVPQGLWFHAHARGLNRHAGRLHYRMKYLARKSEDRVFKRRRLNELPSCGNISITPSSVEFNEIELEELILELKYIVPNQQTRARIFELWEITFVSRHGNGTDSSFSKMFATFPVLSAYKGELISLDFSLMKPTATPFFESWSGLETKTLTKFNQLHTELSHDFIRALAIIRDKNFSRGSKMRRDIKTNNPLSGIVHWIEEEDDIPTAESDSFLLIVRGAYLADSEDCILQIREQNIPIGSDLRSAFNIYLEAMTVFNISPAATDKQFFLFFKSAVLCVDNLGTTGTKFLHSLK is encoded by the exons ATGGACAGTGTTTTGAAGCAACTGCGGGAGCAACACGACCGCTCGGTAAAAATTTTCA GGGATGAAGAAATTTTTGATCTAGAAACATTCCTCGAGTTGAACGAACGTGACTACTGCCGACTAAAATTAACGACCAAAATGATAGAAAAAATCCAATCACAATTTAAAGAACAGTTACCTCAGCCTTCAACGGATGAAGAATGGATCCAGGAGCAGGAGATGGATGTTGTAGAAACTCAAAATAGTTGGGACACAGAACAGCCGTATCGAGGGATTTCCTTGGAAGAG ATTATTGAGATTGATCGAGTTTTTGAACGTACCGCTGATGGCGTAGCAATCATGGAGGTGCTAAGAGAGAATAAGAGACTCGATGGTAGCTTCATCAGGCGAATTGGCACACTGTTATGTGACTGTTTACAAGCGCTTTATGGATG CCGACCGAATAACTTTTATAAGAACCAAATAGCTGTTTCTCTCGTCCAATCATATCCAGCGCTTGCAGCGACTTCAGAAGTTCCACAG GGATTGTGGTTTCATGCTCACGCTAGAGGACTGAATCGACATGCGGGACGCCTTCATTATCGCATGAAGTACTTGGCGCGTAAATCAGAAGACCGTGTGTTCAAACGTCGCCGCCTGAATGAGTTGCCATCCTGCGGGAATATTTCTATTACACCTTCATCAGTGGAGTTCAACGAAATTGAGCTTGAGGAGTTG ATACTTGAACTAAAATACATAGTCCCCAACCAGCAAACAAGAGCACGTATTTTTGAACTATGGGAGATCACTTTCGTTAGCAGACATGGCAATGGCACTGACTCATCGTTTTCCAAGATGTTTGCTACGTTTCCTGTACTGTCAGCATATAAAGGTGAATTG ATTTCACTCGACTTTTCCTTGATGAAACCAACCGCAACACCATTTTTTGAATCATGGAGTGGATTAGAAACCAAAACACTCACCAAGTTTAACCAGCTACATACAGAACTCAGTCATG ATTTCATCCGAGCATTGGCCATAATAAGAGATAAAAACTTCTCCAGGGGATCGAAAATGCGTCGAGATATTAAAACCAATAATCCACTAAGTGGAATAGTGCACTGGATTGAA GAGGAAGATGATATTCCTACAGCTGAATCAGATTCCTTTTTGTTAATTGTTCGTGGTGCATATTTGGCGGATTCCGAAGACTGCATTCTCCAGATACGGGAGCAGAACATCCCAATTGGAAGCGATTTACGATCTGCGTTTAATATTTATCTGGAAGCAATGACTGTATTTAATATTTCTCCTGCAGCTAccgataaacaattttttttattttttaagagtgCTGTTTTATGTGTAGATAACCTGGGCACAACAGGAACAAAATTTCTACACAGCTTGAAGTAA